The Pleuronectes platessa chromosome 10, fPlePla1.1, whole genome shotgun sequence genome contains a region encoding:
- the twist1b gene encoding twist-related protein 1b: protein MSEENMGEESSSSPVSPVDSQSNSEGEQDSQPKRCGRKRRPSRKSGEDSDSPTPGGKRGKKSSSSGSPQSFEDLQSQRVMANVRERQRTQSLNEAFTSLRKIIPTLPSDKLSKIQTLKLASRYIDFLYQVLQSDELDSKMSSCSYVAHERLSYAFSVWRMEGAWSMSTSH, encoded by the coding sequence ATGTCTGAGGAAAATATGGGCGAAGAGTCTAGTAGCTCGCCAGTATCTCCCGTGGACAGTCAGAGCAACAGCGAGGGGGAGCAGGACAGTCAGCCCAAGAggtgtgggaggaagaggaggccgagCAGGAAGAGCGGAGAGGACTCGGACAGCCCGACCCCTGGGGGGAAACGAGGGAAGAAgtccagcagcagcggcagcccGCAGTCCTTCGAGGATCTCCAGTCGCAGCGCGTCATGGCCAACGTGAGGGAGCGCCAGAGGACCCAGTCCCTGAACGAGGCGTTCACATCGCTGCGTAAAATCATCCCCACGCTGCCCTCGGACAAGCTCAGTAAAATACAGACGCTGAAACTCGCTTCCAGATACATCGACTTTCTTTACCAGGTGCTGCAGAGCGACGAGCTGGACTCCAAGATGTCAAGCTGCAGTTATGTGGCGCACGAGAGGCTGAGCTACGCCTTCTCAGTGTGGAGGATGGAGGGCGCCTGGTCCATGTCAACATCTCACTAG